One window of Jannaschia sp. CCS1 genomic DNA carries:
- a CDS encoding glyoxalase/bleomycin resistance/extradiol dioxygenase family protein: protein MVDIAQPTIALPVPDVVSAQAYYRDRLGFEIKWHHEAGRIGGVAHGEAAVFLRAVDGDIQPNVLWIFCADVDAVHDDLLARGADVTGPLADTPWGLRQFTVTDLAGHQLHFFCDLQDARGA from the coding sequence ATGGTGGATATCGCACAGCCCACAATTGCCTTGCCCGTGCCCGATGTGGTGTCGGCACAGGCCTATTATCGCGATCGGCTTGGGTTTGAGATCAAGTGGCACCATGAGGCGGGGCGCATTGGCGGCGTGGCCCATGGGGAGGCGGCCGTGTTCCTGCGGGCGGTGGACGGCGACATCCAGCCCAATGTTCTATGGATTTTCTGCGCCGATGTGGATGCGGTTCATGATGATCTGCTGGCGCGCGGGGCCGATGTGACCGGGCCGCTGGCCGACACGCCGTGGGGTCTGAGGCAGTTCACGGTGACCGATCTGGCGGGGCACCAGTTGCATTTCTTCTGCGACCTCCAGGACGCACGGGGCGCCTAG
- the fahA gene encoding fumarylacetoacetase, with protein sequence MSDLIKSWLPSANTATTEFPLNNLPYGVFSAGDGDLRCGVAIGDRIVDVTGLEAAGHLRADPDADVLDAPYWNDFMELGPVVWQAYRLALTAILAEDASDEVQDLITTFSVPMAQATLHMPFKVAEYTDFYAGRHHATNVGTMFRGAENALPPNWLHMPIGYNGRASSVVVSGTDIRRPWGQLKAPDADLPIFAPSKRFDIELELGAIVGTASDGPLTVDQAFDNIFGYVLLNDWSARDIQAWEYQPLGPFQAKATATTISPWIVPAEALAPFRTATPAREHALLPHLADTTPMNHDITLSVTLNGAEIAQTNANELYYSAAQQLAHHATAGGPMRTGDLLGSGTISGPEKRNRGSLLELSWGGKEPLDTASGPRSFIEDGDTLALHGASKGDGYQIGFGPCIGTVLPALDDPFQT encoded by the coding sequence ATGTCCGACCTGATCAAAAGCTGGCTCCCCTCCGCCAACACCGCCACGACCGAATTTCCCCTCAACAACCTGCCCTACGGCGTCTTTTCCGCGGGCGACGGGGACCTGCGCTGTGGGGTGGCCATTGGCGACCGGATCGTGGATGTCACGGGGCTGGAGGCGGCGGGCCACCTGCGCGCGGATCCCGACGCCGATGTGCTGGATGCGCCTTACTGGAACGACTTCATGGAACTCGGCCCCGTCGTCTGGCAGGCCTACCGGCTGGCGCTGACCGCGATCCTGGCCGAGGATGCCAGCGATGAAGTCCAGGACCTGATCACCACCTTCTCCGTGCCGATGGCCCAGGCGACCCTGCACATGCCCTTCAAGGTCGCGGAATACACCGACTTCTACGCCGGTCGCCACCACGCCACCAATGTCGGCACCATGTTCCGGGGCGCGGAAAACGCGCTGCCGCCCAATTGGCTGCACATGCCCATCGGCTACAATGGGCGTGCGTCCTCGGTCGTCGTCTCCGGCACCGACATCCGCCGCCCTTGGGGGCAGTTGAAAGCGCCCGACGCGGACCTGCCAATCTTCGCGCCCTCCAAACGCTTCGATATCGAGCTGGAACTGGGTGCCATCGTGGGCACCGCTTCCGACGGTCCCCTCACCGTCGATCAGGCGTTCGACAATATCTTCGGCTATGTGCTGCTCAACGATTGGTCCGCGCGCGATATTCAGGCCTGGGAATACCAGCCCCTTGGACCGTTCCAAGCCAAGGCCACCGCCACAACCATCAGCCCCTGGATCGTTCCAGCCGAGGCGCTGGCCCCCTTCCGCACCGCCACGCCCGCCCGCGAACACGCGCTGCTGCCGCACCTCGCCGACACCACACCGATGAACCACGACATCACCCTGTCCGTGACCCTCAACGGCGCGGAAATCGCGCAGACCAACGCCAATGAGCTTTACTATTCCGCCGCCCAGCAGCTGGCCCACCACGCCACCGCGGGCGGCCCGATGCGCACCGGCGATCTTCTGGGCTCCGGCACCATCTCCGGCCCCGAAAAACGCAATCGCGGCTCGCTTCTGGAACTCTCCTGGGGCGGGAAAGAGCCTCTGGACACCGCCTCCGGCCCCCGCTCCTTCATTGAAGACGGCGACACCCTCGCCCTGCACGGTGCGTCCAAAGGCGACGGCTATCAGATCGGCTTCGGCCCCTGCATCGGCACGGTTCTGCCTGCCCTCGACGATCCCTTCCAGACCTAA
- a CDS encoding DUF2783 domain-containing protein: protein MTLNTQPNIPDPDGFYDDLLAAHQDLTKDQSYALNARLILILANHIGDRATLRAALRAAQP, encoded by the coding sequence ATGACCCTGAACACGCAGCCAAATATCCCTGATCCCGATGGCTTCTATGACGATCTCCTGGCCGCCCATCAGGACCTGACCAAGGACCAATCCTACGCGCTCAACGCCCGCCTGATCCTGATCCTCGCCAACCATATCGGGGACCGCGCCACCCTGCGCGCAGCCCTCAGGGCGGCCCAGCCCTAG
- a CDS encoding MBL fold metallo-hydrolase yields the protein MAKAFASQGDMTEKTITFDEIGEGLYAFTAEGDPNSGVIIGDDSVMIVEAQATPRLAQKVIDCVRSVTDKPISHLVLTHYHAVRVLGASAYDAPQIIMSDVARSMVVERGQEDWDSEFQRFPRLFEGHESIPGLTYPTTTFSDAMTIYLGSRRVDISHIGRAHTAGDAVIHVPDANVLFTGDIVEDHSACYCGDGHFADWGNTLDNIEAFQPDAIAPGRGGALIGTEATERAIASTRDFVNSTYAPAARVAAKNGTLKDAWDAVRAACDPKFADYAIYEHCLPFNVARAYDEARGITHPRIWTDKRDIEMWEALQG from the coding sequence ATGGCCAAAGCCTTCGCCTCCCAAGGGGACATGACCGAGAAAACCATCACCTTCGATGAGATCGGAGAGGGCCTTTACGCCTTCACCGCCGAGGGCGACCCCAATTCCGGCGTCATCATCGGCGACGACAGCGTCATGATCGTGGAGGCTCAGGCCACGCCGCGTCTGGCCCAGAAGGTCATCGATTGCGTGCGCAGTGTCACCGACAAGCCGATCTCGCACCTCGTCCTCACCCATTACCACGCCGTCCGCGTTCTCGGGGCCTCGGCCTACGACGCGCCGCAGATCATCATGTCCGACGTGGCGCGCTCTATGGTGGTGGAGCGGGGGCAGGAGGATTGGGACAGCGAATTCCAACGCTTCCCGCGTCTCTTTGAAGGCCACGAATCCATCCCCGGCCTCACCTACCCCACCACCACCTTCTCCGACGCGATGACAATCTACCTGGGCTCCCGCCGGGTCGATATCTCCCACATCGGCCGCGCCCATACCGCAGGCGACGCGGTGATCCACGTGCCGGACGCCAACGTGCTCTTCACCGGCGATATCGTTGAGGACCACTCGGCGTGTTACTGCGGCGACGGCCACTTCGCCGATTGGGGCAATACGCTGGACAACATCGAAGCCTTCCAGCCCGACGCCATCGCGCCCGGTCGCGGCGGTGCCCTGATCGGAACCGAGGCGACAGAACGCGCCATCGCCTCCACCCGCGATTTCGTCAATTCCACCTACGCCCCCGCCGCCCGCGTGGCCGCCAAGAACGGCACCCTCAAAGACGCCTGGGATGCCGTCCGCGCGGCCTGCGACCCCAAATTCGCCGACTACGCCATCTATGAGCATTGCCTGCCCTTCAACGTCGCCCGCGCCTATGACGAGGCCCGCGGCATCACCCACCCCCGCATCTGGACGGATAAGCGAGACATCGAGATGTGGGAGGCGTTGCAAGGGTGA
- a CDS encoding FAD-dependent oxidoreductase, which translates to MVGATYALAHELYPYAPVPDQTADTPVHHPVIIIGGGPIGVATGLDLAQKGTPALILDDHDGVGQGSRAICFAKRTLEIADRLGAGAPMRDKGVVWNTGRVFHGEGEVFNFNLLPEDGHANPAFINLQQPYFEKFLVDALRALEAAGKPIEIRGRNVVTALTQGPDKVTLTIDTPDGPYTATADYVIACDGARSPTRDTLGLSFDGRVFEDNFLIADVKMTAPFPTERWFWFEPPLSAKPQSALLHKQPDDVWRIDFQLGWDIDRKAELSEDRIRQRIDEFLPKGTEYDLVWTSIYTFQCRRMDRFRHDRVIFAGDAAHQVSPFGARGANSGIQDADNLAWKLDLVLKGQAPDTLLDTYHEERAYGADENILNSTRATDFLTPKSDMSKIFRNAVLTLARDHAFARPLVNSGRLSVPCTYDGLSLNTPDALPDGPARTRPGSPCPDAPLHEDGSLGETHLLHLLTGRFTLLAFNHDVPPLPDTGGPRLSSLRLSDVAITPALRERYLGDAPQAIYLIRPDQHVAARWDHATPAQITDALNTSLGQP; encoded by the coding sequence ATGGTCGGTGCCACCTACGCCCTCGCCCACGAACTCTACCCCTACGCTCCCGTGCCGGACCAAACCGCCGACACGCCCGTGCACCACCCCGTTATCATCATCGGCGGTGGCCCCATCGGCGTGGCGACCGGTCTCGATCTCGCCCAAAAAGGCACGCCCGCGCTGATCCTCGATGACCATGATGGCGTGGGCCAAGGCTCGCGCGCGATCTGCTTTGCCAAGCGCACTTTAGAAATCGCCGACCGCCTCGGCGCGGGCGCGCCTATGCGCGACAAGGGTGTGGTCTGGAATACGGGCCGGGTCTTTCACGGCGAAGGCGAGGTGTTCAATTTCAATCTTCTACCAGAAGACGGCCACGCCAATCCGGCCTTCATCAACCTGCAACAGCCCTATTTCGAGAAGTTCCTGGTCGACGCCCTCCGCGCGCTTGAGGCCGCAGGCAAACCGATCGAGATCCGGGGCCGCAACGTCGTCACCGCTCTCACCCAAGGCCCCGACAAGGTCACGCTCACCATCGACACGCCCGACGGCCCCTACACCGCCACGGCGGATTACGTCATCGCCTGCGACGGCGCGCGCTCGCCCACGCGCGACACGCTCGGCCTCTCCTTCGATGGACGTGTGTTTGAGGATAACTTCCTGATCGCGGACGTTAAAATGACCGCCCCCTTCCCGACGGAGCGATGGTTCTGGTTCGAGCCGCCCCTCAGCGCAAAACCCCAATCCGCGCTCCTGCACAAGCAACCCGATGACGTCTGGCGCATCGACTTCCAGCTTGGCTGGGATATCGACCGCAAGGCCGAACTCTCTGAAGACAGGATCCGCCAGCGCATCGACGAGTTCCTGCCCAAGGGCACGGAATACGACCTCGTCTGGACCTCCATCTACACCTTCCAGTGCCGCCGGATGGACCGCTTCCGCCACGACCGCGTGATCTTCGCAGGCGACGCCGCCCATCAGGTCAGCCCGTTCGGCGCACGCGGCGCCAATTCCGGCATCCAGGACGCCGACAACCTGGCGTGGAAGCTGGACCTCGTCCTGAAGGGCCAGGCCCCGGATACGCTGTTGGACACCTACCACGAGGAACGCGCTTACGGGGCGGACGAGAACATCCTCAACTCCACCCGCGCCACGGATTTCCTGACGCCCAAATCCGACATGTCCAAGATCTTCCGCAACGCCGTCCTGACCCTCGCGCGCGATCACGCCTTCGCCCGCCCCCTGGTCAACTCGGGCCGCCTGTCGGTCCCCTGCACCTATGACGGCCTGTCGCTGAACACGCCCGACGCCCTGCCCGATGGTCCCGCCCGCACCCGCCCCGGCAGCCCCTGCCCCGATGCGCCCCTGCATGAGGACGGCTCCCTTGGGGAAACCCACCTGCTGCACCTGCTCACCGGGAGGTTCACCCTGCTGGCGTTCAATCACGACGTGCCGCCACTGCCTGACACCGGCGGCCCGCGTCTCTCCTCACTCCGCCTGTCTGACGTGGCGATAACCCCGGCGCTTCGCGAGCGATATCTGGGGGATGCGCCGCAAGCGATCTACCTGATCCGGCCAGACCAACACGTCGCCGCCCGCTGGGATCACGCGACGCCAGCCCAGATCACGGACGCCCTCAACACAAGCCTAGGCCAGCCATGA
- a CDS encoding type II toxin-antitoxin system VapC family toxin has protein sequence MIRYLADTHIALWLLDCPEKLSTAQVEVLSSPAEVFLSVASIWEMAIKTSIGKLHPPLLMADTFEAEGFSLLSIEPRHAEFLKVLPYPSSHRDPFDRMLIGQAMVEGLSILSADRYFADYDVAVI, from the coding sequence GTGATACGTTACCTGGCTGACACCCATATCGCTTTGTGGTTGTTGGATTGTCCCGAGAAATTGTCCACCGCGCAGGTCGAGGTGTTGTCGTCGCCTGCCGAGGTTTTCCTGAGCGTTGCGTCGATTTGGGAAATGGCGATCAAGACCAGTATTGGAAAGCTCCATCCTCCGTTGCTCATGGCGGATACATTCGAGGCGGAGGGGTTTTCGCTTCTGTCGATTGAACCGCGACACGCAGAGTTTTTGAAAGTGCTTCCCTATCCGAGCAGTCATCGCGATCCGTTCGACCGAATGTTGATTGGGCAAGCCATGGTTGAAGGGCTGTCGATATTGTCTGCAGACAGGTACTTCGCTGACTATGATGTAGCGGTCATCTGA
- a CDS encoding type II toxin-antitoxin system Phd/YefM family antitoxin: protein MNVSVSDAKANFSELVRRAEAGESIVLTRNGKPVAVLREPGEARHLGQLRMAAMGKYRGQLKIADDFDDLGPEWDEYVS from the coding sequence ATGAATGTATCGGTCTCAGACGCAAAGGCTAATTTTTCGGAGCTGGTGCGCCGCGCGGAAGCTGGCGAGAGCATTGTATTGACCCGCAATGGTAAGCCGGTTGCAGTCCTGAGAGAGCCCGGGGAAGCGCGCCATCTTGGCCAACTGCGAATGGCGGCGATGGGTAAATATCGTGGCCAGCTCAAGATTGCCGATGATTTCGACGACCTTGGCCCGGAATGGGACGAATATGTGTCGTGA